A single Candidatus Thalassolituus haligoni DNA region contains:
- a CDS encoding Fic family protein, whose product MKRPQTPPYHDQPLTALTAMNHAQLLHLFQADIGPCDAKGRYLHWDKLRHLPSPSGFNAELHWIATKLVREKIARSIPLLNKDNQPFRFCIPDTLMRDLLWISENASGAMAADAIMQDKSTREHYLINSLIEEAISSSQLEGASTTRRVAKEMLTSARTPLNQSERMIVNNYKAMQFIREYRHEPLTPSIIFELHRLLTAGTLESGDEHLARQFRRVEDDICVFYQDDQLLHVPPKAAELPQRLQALCDFANQTGDDSGEIFIPPVIKAIIVHFMISYDHPFVDGNGRTARALFYWMMAKENYWLLQYTSISRVIKKAPAQYQKAYLYTETDANDLTYFIDYQLDVIKESIHDLHKWLKDKMQELRETEDVLSGSALQGQLNHRQLSILKHALKNPGYEYSIKGHQHSHGVVYQTARTDLLNLAETFQLLKRYKIGKKDTFIVPHNLKDIIREKARQ is encoded by the coding sequence ATCACGATCAGCCACTGACCGCTCTGACGGCGATGAACCACGCCCAACTGCTGCATTTGTTTCAGGCAGACATCGGCCCCTGCGATGCGAAAGGGCGCTACCTGCACTGGGATAAACTGCGCCACCTGCCATCCCCAAGCGGTTTCAATGCGGAATTACACTGGATTGCTACCAAGCTGGTCCGAGAAAAAATAGCCCGGAGTATTCCTCTGCTCAATAAAGACAATCAGCCATTCCGGTTTTGTATTCCCGATACCCTGATGCGGGATTTATTGTGGATCAGCGAAAATGCCAGCGGCGCCATGGCTGCCGATGCCATCATGCAAGACAAAAGCACCCGGGAACATTATCTGATCAACAGCCTGATTGAAGAAGCCATCAGCTCCAGCCAACTGGAAGGAGCCTCGACAACCCGTAGAGTAGCCAAGGAGATGCTCACCAGCGCCAGAACACCACTGAACCAATCCGAGCGCATGATTGTAAACAACTATAAGGCAATGCAGTTTATTCGGGAATATCGGCATGAGCCATTAACCCCTTCGATCATTTTCGAATTACACCGACTGCTGACAGCAGGAACACTGGAGTCTGGCGATGAACATCTGGCCCGGCAGTTCAGACGTGTGGAAGATGATATTTGTGTCTTTTATCAGGATGACCAACTGCTGCACGTACCGCCCAAAGCCGCTGAGTTACCCCAGCGGCTGCAGGCACTGTGTGATTTTGCCAATCAGACTGGCGATGATTCTGGAGAGATATTTATTCCTCCGGTGATCAAGGCCATCATTGTGCATTTTATGATCAGCTACGATCATCCTTTTGTTGACGGTAATGGCCGTACCGCACGAGCACTGTTCTACTGGATGATGGCGAAAGAGAATTACTGGCTACTGCAATACACCTCGATTTCAAGGGTGATCAAGAAAGCACCGGCGCAATATCAAAAGGCCTATCTCTATACCGAAACCGATGCCAACGATCTGACGTACTTTATTGACTACCAGTTGGATGTCATCAAAGAGTCAATTCATGACCTGCATAAGTGGCTCAAAGACAAGATGCAGGAGCTGAGAGAAACCGAAGATGTGCTCAGTGGCTCTGCTCTGCAGGGACAGTTGAATCATCGTCAATTATCTATCCTGAAACATGCTTTGAAGAACCCCGGTTATGAATACAGCATCAAGGGCCATCAGCATTCCCACGGAGTGGTGTACCAGACGGCACGTACCGATTTATTGAATTTGGCAGAAACATTCCAGTTACTGAAGCGCTACAAGATCGGCAAAAAAGATACCTTTATTGTTCCTCACAACCTGAAGGACATCATCAGAGAAAAAGCCCGTCAATAG